A genomic stretch from Pieris brassicae chromosome W unlocalized genomic scaffold, ilPieBrab1.1 SUPER_W_unloc_1, whole genome shotgun sequence includes:
- the LOC123719042 gene encoding very low-density lipoprotein receptor-like: MPSIICSAMQCDANRCIPKGWICDGFKDCRDGSDESGAWCARVVCGAAQFACARSRRCLPATWRCDGAPDCGPQDRSDEQNCEPVECSSVMFKCTNGACVPWEYYCDGHADCTDASDELACRGPARHTTSTTATPARRRGHTGQEDRGGICEPHEFQCNNGECIRQKFRCDARVDCLDGSDEAGCGGMSTSPPVVTTSPITTATLEDDCVWPALRCDNGTRCAALTIV; the protein is encoded by the exons ATGCCGAGCATTATATGCAGTGCGATGCAGTGCGATGCAAACCGATGCATACCTAAAGGCTGGATCTGCGATGGATTTAAAG ATTGTCGTGATGGGTCTGACGAAAGTGGTGCATGGTGCGCGCGCGTGGTGTGCGGTGCCGCGCAGTTCGCGTGCGCACGTTCGAGACGCTGTCTCCCTGCCACTTGGCGGTGTGATGGCGCACCAGACTGCGGTCCACAAGATCGCAGTGACGAGCAAAATTGCG AACCCGTGGAATGTTCAAGCGTAATGTTCAAATGTACGAATGGGGCGTGTGTACCCTGGGAGTACTACTGCGATGGACACGCTGATTGCACAGACGCATCTGATGAGCTCGCCTGTCGTGGACCAGCACGCCACACGACGTCCACGACCGCTACGCCCGCACGACGCAGGGGTCATACGGGACAGGAAGATCGCGGGGGCATATGTGAGCCTCATGAGTTCCAGTGTAATAATGGAGAGTGTATTCGACAG AAGTTTAGATGTGACGCTCGCGTAGATTGTCTCGATGGCTCTGATGAAGCGGGCTGTGGGGGGATGTCTACATCCCCTCCAGTAGTGACTACCAGCCCGATTACCACGGCAACCCTGGAAGATGATTGCGTTTGGCCGGCTCTGCGATGCGATAATGGGACTAGATGTGCCGCTCTTACAATTGTGTGA